GCATTTGAAAAAACTCTATTACCAGAAATCAACAAATAATTTGCAGGTGCAGGATTATCAATAGCCCATAGTATCATATCAACAAGTATATTCTTATCAACTTTCCCAcctaaaataatgaaaaacgATGAATGAATCAGTAACTACGATAACAACttcaaaaaaacaacaacaacaactaggGGGATTAATGAATGGTACATACCGGCGGGGACATGGTTGAGGGTGACACCTGTGGAAGTGATAGCCTGTTGAACGTGAGAAGGGATACCAGTGGTGTCGGCGTAAGCGGAGATATAGATGGGGCCGTGGAAGTTGGAATTGATGAGGGCGGAGGTGATGTTTATAGCGATGGTGTTAGGGTTGAAGTTTTTGGGGACTTGACAGTTTTCTATGTCCCACCAGACTGAAGTTTTTGCTGAAGAGAAtggattttctttcatttttcatgCAAACAAACCAATGGAACCGCCGCCGTTTGTTCACTTCTTATTTATCGTACCTGCACCATGCACCATGCACCACATCGAATGAATGTTTTTTTCTGCCTACTATAATACTCTACTAGTACACAACACAACAAGAGAACAAGGACTTAGGctctttcttaaaaaaaaaaaaaaaatcaatagagaGAATCCATAACAAATGAAtctgatttattattttttttataacaataaaaaaagattttttttttataatagttatttaatgaatttaaaaaatagaattttttatagttttaaaaaataaatttatacttATAATTAAGAAGTGAATAAATATTGGgatcagtgttttaaaaaccggactggtcatcgaaccggcgagggcactgggtcactggttcatttGTCGAACCATTGGGTCACTGGTTgaaccgcatgacaaaccggattaaatcaaattaaatcGGTAGAATGAATCGGTCTTTATATAGTTATtgaaccggtctctatatatgtagttaaaaaaattcatgaacTCATAATGTCACATGTTCTTAAATTCAAATCCTAAACATTGTCATCACACACGTTAAAATAGTACAAAATACAAATCCAAACAAGGAAGGATCCATGAATTTATAATACGGGGGGCCGACGTACTACCTTAAATCGTGGTTCATCGGTATCTACTATTTGCGTAACAGATGGCAATGCCGACGTACTACCTTGACAATCTTCATTagcttttcttttaaaataagcATGAATGGTGGATGATTTTCCCATAAGtctcactaaaataatattaatttatagttAATAAAACAGAATTGAcaagaaaatatacaaatgcacATACATAAAatctttaaattgatttacaataTAGCagtatttgaaaagaaaatcatTGAAGGCAATGAGAACTAACTTAATTAGGTTGAGAAAATTAAGGCTAATTTTGTGGGATTTGGAGTTAATTGTTATAAttactaaaacaaaaacaaacagaaaGTTTGCGGTGGGTGCAGATTATGCAATTATTTTGCCAGGCGGTGGTTAATTATCAAATATCATACATcatatgtgtgtatatataagtatatggaagaaaaaaaatatgtcaaGAGGGGGGGctcagcccctacttgccccccATGTCTCCGTCCCTGAatccaaataaattttaaacatCAAACACAAATAAGTTTTAAACAAAGTGTAGTtgtaacataaaacataaacgGAATAACAAAGTAtctaataaattaataaagtgCCTAATATATATCGAACTGAGTCGGTTGTATAATTTTTGCCGGTACAACCTGTTATCCagtggaaaaagaaaaaattatcacTATTGAGATGTGTTTAAGGAGTGTGCTAGAGGGTGTGACCGTAGCACCCTCAAATTGTAATTACCTCGCCAAAAAAGATCAAAAATAAACCTCACGCTCTAGCATAGTTGTAAGAACATATGGAAATTGAATTCCCTTCCCTTGCAACCAACACTTTCCCGCAGTCATGACGTTGGTGGCCGCacaaaaaaaactgatttttttaatattttataattataaaatactaaatttaaatttagacTATCCGATAAATCAGACAGCCACCAACGTGTGACTACATGAGTGCAGAGACTTGCTTTGCTTACTATAGCAAAACTGGGTCcaaacgaagaaaaaaaaatagctttATTCTATTACATTCCAATTTCCATTCTAAGTACTAAGATGGAGGTAGATCACCAAGAAAATGAGAAGCCATAGCATTGTCAACCGTTGTCATTTCAAATTAACAGTCAGTAAAAacagttaaaaataaatatcgaGTACACTAGCAACTTCAGAATCATCGATCAGAGTTATATCGATCCATGTGGAACAAATAGAACCTTCATTGCATGGTCTAGCCAGAGCCTATACAAAATTGAATCATCAATTTACTAATGAATACTTACTTCTATAACATTAAAGAAATCAACTCTGCCGAAAGAATAGGTATGTTTCCTCTGCTCTGTTTTCTTTCTTCATTtgtttttcctcccacttataAACGATGTCTTTATACGTTCTTTTGGGATGAAAGGTTAAGACATTTACTTGATTTGGTTCCTTAAAACTCAGATTGTTGATAAGTTAGCTTTCTTCCAAGATGAATGTTCTTTTGCCTCTAAGCTAGATTGCAGCTAAGCTGGTTTTCTTCCGAGATGAGATATCCGTGATGAATACATTAAAGGCGCTTcttcatcaaaatgagaatgATGATGAGAATCAGAAACTGAATTATTCCATATATcctcatcattatcatcatctcCCTTTTTCTCCGTTAGCAGCTCCTATATATTGATTTAGAATTAGAAAGGAAAGAACAAAATTTGAACAACCAATGTATATGCTTCCTCAAAAACAATCATACACAAGTATATATTGCAAAGATACTTGAATCAAGAGCTATGTTATTATGCAAAGATACTTGAATCAAGAGCTATGTTATTATTGAATAAAACTAAACATAATGGCAGAAAGGAGAGGGGATGGTGAGATCAGATTAATAATCAGCATACACTGATACTATtgtttgaataaataaattatcaagACAGAAAGCACCGAATTAGATTCTTAAAGAactttacttaatttttttatccatAAGGCGGCCAGGCTATAAATAAACACTCCCCTCAAGCAGGTGTGTACTAATAATATGGACCAAACTTGTGAAAAATGAACTGAATATGATGAACTCAAAAATACTTTTGAGAATGTCTGAAAGCTGTCACTAGAGTTGACAAACTCTATAGCAATTTTGTGAGAACTTTTTCACAGATAGAGTGACAATGAATtgatatatgtttggttctttCATAAAACAACTTGATTGTCGTAAACAATTTCAACTCATCAATACTTTTCAACAGATGTGGAACAATTGGGTATTTCCTCGGAACATGTGGGGAAGTATGAGACGTGTATCGGGTATCAAATAAATGTTCAACACTGATGATTTTCCATGTTTGGAGTACCTGAGCTTCATAGTTGTAATGTATTGGATACAATACACCACATTGTTTTCTTATGTTTTCTTTATGATACATTGAATAGTGATTGAACTTGagaaatcataaaattaataaaatggaaaataaatgaATGTGTGTtaggaaaaacaaataaatctcATTTCTCAGAGAATGAAATCACCAATCCCACCTCTCTAGTAAGGAATGGTTATGGAATGGAATCACCGTTCCACAATTTTTTCTACTAACATGGGAATGTGAATGGAATAAAGCATACAATGGAATCATTTTTCAATATAGCATAAGATAACAAAGTCAAAGACATTTTAATAATGCATGAATACTGATCAAACTAGAAAACAAGCAAAGTTTACTGAGAAGGCTGACCTTTGCTGATTCGTCGGGGTTAATTTGAAGTTGAGATCTGCGCACATCCCTGATCTTCAGGTAGTTGTAACAAACAACACCGCTTAAAGCTGTCCATTCAAAAataattcatataaataaaCGCTTGGAAGAAAACCatgcaaaaaatgaattttaaattgCCGAGATGTCTTTTCAATGAAGAAGCATATACCAATAGCATAGCCAATGACATTCAGTCCTGTAATCTTTGATTCAGGAAATAAGACAGTTGAAAGAGAGATAAGTAGCCAGTCTTTCAAAACTCCAGCCACTCGAATAGTTACAGCCCCAGTTCTACCAATCACCAAGAACGTTGAGAAGTTCAATGCCAAAGCACAAAGagcatttgaaaaaaatatccAGAAGTTAAACTCCATATGTGGAGCTTCCATCTCAGGCTTCTCAAGGATATACCATGGAATAAAAAGGAACACAAAGCTgcataaaataataagtaaatgATCATTATTCAGCTAGATAAATGAATATATAGGTTTGAACTTTGATGTACTTATTGACATTTTCAATACATATGTATCCCAAAAATGTGCCTCTCAGCTCCACTCCtgtttttgtttcaaaatgaGTATGGTATAAACAAGCATAAACCGGTACTCAAGCAGGAAGCAACAGAGCAATCATTAACATGTGAAGGACGCAAAAAATGGCACACATAATATTTACTCAGAAGGGCAAAAATGAGATTATCATCGGATTAGACCAACATCACATCCTGCAGCATTTTGACCGTAAGCTTGTCTGAACacaaaataagctaattcaaagtTCAAATACACACAAACAGCCAGATGCAGTAGTGAGGGAAGCTAACCACACCATTTTCAGTACCAATATAAAAAGCACggttcaaaatcaaaattaactaAAATCAATAGAAAGGGTTTAATTTTCATGAGCTTTTTTTCCCTCCCGCCAATATAAGCAGAACTATCTACATGTTTTCAAATACATAAGAACATAACTACCTGCAGGGGGCTATGTAATACAGGCTGGTAATAGGATTTAGTGTCAAGCCTTTATTTTGAAGAAGAACTTGAGTTAAGACCAGCCTCAATGCTTCAGCAGCTATTCCCGATACTTGATAAACCGTACCCAGCACGTTAAAATGAATTTCCCCGTAGGAGGAAATGACAACTCCAACACTAACCAACACCATGTTCCAGAATACGTCACACCTTAATTTCTCAGTTCCAAGAGTAACAGCCACAAGAAATGTTGCCACTGGCACtgtaaatgaaaaaacaaataaatcaaaaaggaaaagaaCAATACTTCCATTAAggaatgttataaaaaatatcagatGGAAATATGATAAACAAAAACTGACTCACTCAGGGCTTTAAGCATCTGGATGAAAGCCACAGAAATGTACAAATAAGCAGTGTTCCCAAACCTAAACAgacaataaatcaattaaattaaactaatctacatacacacacacacataataCACACCCATGCATCGGGAAGATAGTTTTCAAAGTATTTAATATAACTTCATAGTGCATGTAATACAGTAATCACTACTAATACAACTGCAAAAACTATTTAAGATAAATAACCTATTGTGCAATATAAAAACAATCCAGTTCATTAAATCTCCTAAATGATATGCAATTGGCGATTTTAAAGTGGTTTGTTAACTTACAGGAAAACTATTGTGAAAACATGAGTTCTATCAGCTAAATTCCATCTAACTACATATCGTAGTCAACAGAatgaataacaaatatattataagaTTATAGGCAACCCATAGTATGTTATCAAAATCttcttaatttatataatcgAAAACAGAAATTGGTGATTATACATTACCGGACCATATTTGTTTCAGTCAACTTTGTAATGAAgccttttgttttattttatcagAAAACTTCAAACTGAATGTAGAAGGTGATCAACATAATGTTAGTTGAGAATTTACAATCATCCTTTCTGTGCTATAACATTTTTTTGCACGGCTTCACACACATGAACATGCATGCACACAGAAAAACTTTCATGACCCAAATGAGTATTCGAAAATGAAGACCACAAGCTGGAAGCATAAATCTTGATAATACTGTACTGGTCAgacttttatattaaaaaaaagaagacaaaaaCACGATCATCAATTTCAATAAAATGCTAGCAAAATTTTACATTGGCATCAGCTAACTTTCACCATCATAGAATTGAACATGGGACTGTATCAGACTATCAGGCGCATACATAATACACTTTACAAATAGATTTGCATGAATTAACATTTGATCAATATCATCAATTGCTTACCACAGACTTGCTGCAAAGAAGGCGCTTATAGGGACCACACAGGTTATATATCTGCAAATCAAACATTTTGTGTGAAGCCAGCCAGAAATATTACATGAAATTTAAAACAGGGTGTCTGTGTAGAATTCTTACATGTGAAATGTCATTTTAATAGGCGCTACAACctgcaaaaattgaaaagacaaaaaaagaaatGGCATCCAGTTAATTCGGTCATATATCAAAGAAAGGCTAGTCTAAAACTAGTGATCCGACAAACTCAAACAGACACATACCTTCAGAACACGGATAAGGAAAAATGCAACTCCACCAGAAAAAGCCATATGGATCATAGTGAGTGTTATTGGAAatggaaaattaaaatacaGCGTAGAGAGAACCCACTGCAATAAACCAATGCCCACAAAAGGAAACAGGTTGAGCATAATATATTGCAGTACAAGATAAACCACAAAACATAATCAAAAGAAATTGTTGAGAAATTCGTAACCCATTACCTTGTTATACAAAATAACACCCGAGGAAAGTGAAATGTAAACCAGAAGGTAGATGTAGGTCAGCAAATGCTGCCTATTCATTATTGTCGCCATGACTGCCATATCTCAATTCTGCAATACATAATGCAATGTAGCATGTGAAAGATCTCAACATAAAAACACCGGCTATCACTGTTAATTATCATTGTGGTATAACCAACTTCattaaaattgcaatttttcttcaaatactctattagatttttatattaggtctaactcatccttacaaaaccagcttataaggtgaggattgcttctacttataaactcatgtcCAGACCAACTCACATCTGTTGCGGGACTTCTTAACATACTCGGCCACCCGGTTTAGTATTAAAGGGAATGAGATAAATATCGTGATAAAAACATGAGAAAGCAATAAGAATCGTTGAATCGATAATCAATTAACAAGTACCTACCCCCTTTCAATTAGAACTTCCCCTTTCAAAATCACTTATACCAAAGATTATCACTTATAGGGAAACTTATTAGCAACAAAAACATAATTACTTAGCTAGAAAGGCATAAATAGtgaaatgattttgttttattttaattttaattattagaaaaAGTGTAAAGCATGAACTAAAGTGGTAAACTCAAATTAAGAAAAACATACTCAAAATTGGATTCCTATAATTAAAACATTGTAAGCCAAAGCTAATGTTTGTTGTGTCTGTCTGAGAGGGAAAAAAAACATCCTAGTGTTGTTGTACCGACCAACATTAATGCGACCTAATAATAGACCTTAGAACTACAACAACGAGGATACTGTGTGATTCGTTATGTATTTGAAAAGTTTAGAAACTACAAATACAGTTTCGATTTAACGGTACAATGCTGAATTCATATGATAGAATACAAAATCATAATAGAAATTAACGAGAAGAAATGATAAAAGAGAAAGATTAATAGAGAGATTTAGAGATGAGTATGTTACCTAGCGAAGAAGaatggaatgaatgaatgaatggtaTAGTGATCTGAAAAATGGAatacagagagagagagagagagagagagagatttgagAATACAGAGCGAATAAATTTGCAAGAACACGCAGGATGGTGTCAAAACGAGAATTCCGAGATTTTGTCTTTTCACTTCAAAGGgaaaaaggaaaacaatttcatctccaattttttttttttttttttatttttttttttttttttgtctattagTCTGGTTGTTAAATTAGGGTAGTGTCCGGAATTCGAATATCGACTTTTGCGTATATAGTGTGATGTTCTACCGACTGAGTTCAGCTCACTgagacaattttttaaattattttacaatattttgacatatatgaCTCCATTATTTCATTTAATCTTCATacttctttatattttatttttttacggtaTTTCATAATTCATTGGTTAAAAATGTAAATATGAATGTCCGGTGAATTAGCTGAGTTGATAGGGATATGATAATATATATGCAATGGATTGGtattcaaactctaaacatttcacttattcatcttaaacacttattcaccttaagggtgAATTTGATCTGTTAAATGATAAGTACCGGATAAAACAGAACAACCCAACATATGACAGAataacacaaaacaaaacaaatttttatgatattcacaaatttttatcttatatgaTGTTTAGTgaacaaaatgatattttggtattttaaacaACTTATACTTGACGCAAAAAGTTATGTTGGATTTAGTGAGTGACAAAAATTTCTCTTTTGTCCCTGGCCTCCCGGCAACCAACCCTAGATGtagaatttttaatcactatagtgcttgacaaaaaaacaaggcttttaaatataaaaattatccctgcaaatattataattttacaaggactaaaatgaaaaaataataataattttaggaTAACTAAAATCAAAACTCTTTATGTTTCCGGTGaccattttcatatttaagaaagaaagaaaaaatgagttAAACTACCAACATGTTTGCACAATGTGAATGGGAAAACATGAAACATTGtatacaagaaaataaaatacttatgagttaaactattttcattttcCATTAAAATTTTGGAATGTAAAAAAGTTTACACCATTACCATTAGCAAGTTATGATTAAAGTTATAAAAGTAgcaaattgatttatttttggttttcaaaACACTGGAATTGTCATTTGAATCTAATCTTTAATagataaaagtaaataaatacttatgaagaagaaatgaattttattcttttatgaAATAAAGTACTTATATGATGATAAAGTTATACCACTACATCAACATATGATGTAAGTACATAAGgtacacaaaaaataaataaaacacaaaaacaagaaaaatgaaattaaaacaaTAGAGTGACCATGAAAGCATGATGTCACAAAAtccctaatattttttttagcgaGAGACAAATTTTAAAGGGTGAAATCCAAGTTCAGCTCCTTCGAGGTTGATTGAGTTGACGATGAAGACctgtttgaatttgtttgaattaGGCCTTCTCCAATAGGACTAGTATGAGGCTCAGCAATTAAAGGGGTTTGATTAGCTTGAGCAAAGAGTTCCAAACCCGAAGTGTCCGACCTTTGTGGAATTGGTAATGCAATATTTTGACCTCCGCCCAAAAAATTTGTTGTCCCTATTGTTGTGAGGGATGAACTTGGCATTCGCATTGCAAGTTGGGGTATTGTGGGGGGTGTATTTGGCATATACAACCCTCCATAGCCACCATAAGAAGAACCACTAGCCCAAGAAGGCATGGTATTGTTCGTATGGTGACTAATTGGGTGGTGCAAGTTAGCACTACCTAAATAAGAATACCCTTGGTAGTGATTAGGGCTTGAAATTGGATAAGGGTATGGTTGATGAACAGATCTAAATCTAAGATTTGAAATCAGTTCATCTTCCCTCctctgtttttccatttttatgaAGGCACGCTCACGCTTATGAGCGTTTTGGTGTCCTCCAAGTGCTTGAGGAGTGGAATATTTCTTATCACAATAAGGACAAGAAAATTCCGTCACTTTTTGCTCGTCATTTAAAGGTTCGACATCAACGGTTTGGGGTAAAGGTTCAACAACGACATTTTGAGATGAATGTGAATGTTCACCAATCTCCAAGGATTTGATAGAGGACTTGGTGTGAATGCCAAGGCTTAGATTAAGTAAATCTTCAGCATTGGATTCAGAGGTCGATGACATGACCTTCGATTCCTTCTCAGGTCTCGACTCTGAGTGCTCCTCTATTCTACGCTTGAGCTTTCTGTTCTCATCGTTTCCAATGGAAATTTGCTCAgacattatttaaaatttagagTTAAAACTTTTCAGTGAGAAAACAAACTTGTGTGATTTGAAGATTGTTGGAAGGGGTATTTATTGTTGTTCGGGTCACTGATGAATGATCTCTacaagtaaaatttaattttacgGTCAATATGGACCAAAACTTTTAAGGAAATATccaacatttaattttttacggTCAAACATTTGCAATAATGCGActaaagaatatattttttttatcaagttatTTTGACTATTACATATTATGTTTTATATTAAACGCGTGCTGaagattattattaatattattttgactAAGACTGATAAAATATTGTcaaagttaattaaaaaaaattgttatttattaatttatgggTTTACTTACCTTCTAGGATGAATTTTTTGGGAGAATTCGAGTTTGATTTCTagtgaaaacaaattttttgtcagactttacttacttcACGCTGAATTTTTAATTAGCGGAACTCCCTTCTCCCGAGAACCAgaggattaataaaaaaataaatttacttatttaaaaataaattttcttttttggtgtCAGTGACTCAcgtttttttaacttaaaatttaGCAAATTACTTAATTGCCCCGAATATCTTCACAATGTTCATTAGGATTGATTCACTAACACTCTGAAACTCGCATTCTTCTTAGGAAACTCTCAAAATCCCTAAATGCTCCAATATTGAATCCCTAATTAACCACACTCATGTTCATCACGATTCAGCACCGAATCACACTCAAAATCCTCAGTGTTCATCACAATCAACACTGAATCCCTAACTCACTCTCGTTCTCGTTCATCACGATTCAACACCGAATCCAGAACTCGGTCTTGTTCATTCACACCATCACTTCTTTAGAGTAATTTTAGTAGCAATTGAAGACCAAatgcaagcaaatacctaaagTTACGAAGTTACTTAACCAAGGAtgaagaaaagtggaaaatgcACAAAAAGGGCAGAAAaggaagaaattgaagaagCCATCATACTTATGGTGGATGGTCATCGTAGAACGATGAAGAAATACCACATCGTACCAAAAATGCCATAACTTGAGCTACAATTGCCCGATCGAGGATCGTGaccatgcgttggaaagctaagacaAAGAGACAACTTTCGTGTTcaagaaaaaatcaaattatggacgccatcgtggctacgatgggttacatcgtggccacgatgacaAGCAAACATGGCCGAAAATGCACAAACTATTGTACCCACGATGAGATTGATCGCAACACGATGAAAGGCGGTTTAACAACAAAGAATATCTGAAGCAAATCTTTCACCATACCACGATAAGACCTATCGTGGCCACAATGAGGCGAATTTGAACGCCATCATGGCTACGACGGATCACAGGAAAAAGctcaaacccagctgaaaaactataaatagagctatCCTCCACAATTATTCATTTAGAAGTTCCGAGAACTATAAGCTCTCTAAGGAGCAAAggaggaggaggcaaggagggctAAAGAGCTCTCAAGAGAGGGAGACTCTCTCCCACCATCGGGAGACGAAACTCCCTCCGCAAGGAATTgagtttatttttatgcatgttttctttattgttcaatATGCTTAATAGTAGTTAAGTCCCTTTAGGTTAGGgcgagtagatgaactcccctAGGACTGCTTGAGACATGTAATCTGGTTATTTTCCAAGTCTATTTACAAATTGTTATTCATTTATTATATGTTAGTATCTGTATTTATCGTTTTATACACTAGCATATATGAACGCGCACATATTCTGTTAGTAATTAGGGTCGAAGTGGATATCGTGACACGTCTAAGACTTCGGAAACAAAGAGATACTATAACCTACTTATattagaccattaaattcagtatctgcaGTTAGGTTTGAGATTAAGAATCACACATAGTTAAATTCTGTACTGATATTAGGGAACCAGTCACGCTACAGAACCTGTTAAATTAGTAACCTAGTTTGATTAAGAATCACACTAAAGATAAGGATGCCCATTAAAGGTTGAACTCGTTAAGGTAAGGACAAGAAATAACGAATGCTAAACCGAGTTTGATTGATTCACCCTAAGCATATTACAATAGAAGTAAGTATAGTTATATTAGACTtactttaataaaaattaatctcaagATAATGTTTCAATAGTGAGCAGATATAGCGCCAGTTACCAAGCAAAAATAGCGGAGGGATTCGAAAGCACTTAACATACTTTTATCATCTTGAActctttcttttatctttagTCTTATACTATATAACTCTGTCTCAAAACCTTTATCAAACAAAGCGAAAGCAAACTATCCTAATTCTTAACTGAAACTGGTAGCTTTGGCACAATCCTTGTGGATAGAGCTGCCAAAACGGGCGGGCCGACCAATTTCGGAccggcccggtcgggcttcgtcgggccgggctaaaaagcccggataaaaaatgggttaccaaaattagtgcctgagcccggcccggtacgggtatTCGGGCTTTCGGGTGGcccggtttatttttttttttatttttttttacttctagtgctcaaactcaaccatgTAAATAGcatataataattctcgcgcgccgtatttttactcatctcctatctacgagtttctcacgcgccctatttttactcatcaacta
This genomic interval from Trifolium pratense cultivar HEN17-A07 linkage group LG6, ARS_RC_1.1, whole genome shotgun sequence contains the following:
- the LOC123891062 gene encoding probable sugar phosphate/phosphate translocator At1g48230, yielding MAVMATIMNRQHLLTYIYLLVYISLSSGVILYNKWVLSTLYFNFPFPITLTMIHMAFSGGVAFFLIRVLKVVAPIKMTFHIYITCVVPISAFFAASLWFGNTAYLYISVAFIQMLKALMPVATFLVAVTLGTEKLRCDVFWNMVLVSVGVVISSYGEIHFNVLGTVYQVSGIAAEALRLVLTQVLLQNKGLTLNPITSLYYIAPCSFVFLFIPWYILEKPEMEAPHMEFNFWIFFSNALCALALNFSTFLVIGRTGAVTIRVAGVLKDWLLISLSTVLFPESKITGLNVIGYAIALSGVVCYNYLKIRDVRRSQLQINPDESAKELLTEKKGDDDNDEDIWNNSVSDSHHHSHFDEEAPLMYSSRISHLGRKPALARPCNEGSICSTWIDITLIDDSEVASVLDIYF
- the LOC123889070 gene encoding uncharacterized protein LOC123889070; protein product: MSEQISIGNDENRKLKRRIEEHSESRPEKESKVMSSTSESNAEDLLNLSLGIHTKSSIKSLEIGEHSHSSQNVVVEPLPQTVDVEPLNDEQKVTEFSCPYCDKKYSTPQALGGHQNAHKRERAFIKMEKQRREDELISNLRFRSVHQPYPYPISSPNHYQGYSYLGSANLHHPISHHTNNTMPSWASGSSYGGYGGLYMPNTPPTIPQLAMRMPSSSLTTIGTTNFLGGGQNIALPIPQRSDTSGLELFAQANQTPLIAEPHTSPIGEGLIQTNSNRSSSSTQSTSKELNLDFTL